TTCcttaatgtgtttttttctggatcgatctgaaagaagtttgttgatattgatggaaaTACAAAACACTTTACCCATCCTCCACGGTGTTTCTTACCTGCAATTGGAGGACCGATCAAGTAGCCAGCGCCACACAAGAACCTTCCGATACCCACGCCTGTCGCAAAGTCTCCAAGACCAAGAATATCCAGTGTTAAAGTAGTCATAAGAACCCACGTACCTCCCGTATATACACCAAGGATGATTCCATATGCTAATCTTGGATAAGTTGATGATTtgaacagtggtaaaaagaacGTGAAAACCGCCATTATCCCATTGATGGAGGGAAATATTGTGGCACCACCGATCTTCTCGTCACTTGCGGCAAATCCAACGAGAAGTCGCGAGAAGATACTTCCAACACCGGACGCAGATACAACAAAAGAAGCTTCTTCTAATGTAGATCCTTGTGTTATGAAATATTCAGGTAGGAACTGATATTGTGCAGAGACACCAAgcgaaaaacacaaaataccgGCTACAAAAAATAGGAATGATCCGTTTTGAATTACATTGTAAATCATCGTCGAAGTTCCACACATTGAAAGCAAAATCTTGTTCCTGAGAGTTTCACCACCCAAGATATGTTGTTTTCTTGCCCGCTCAGCAACACCTGGCCGCATTAGCATGCCGGCTACACAGGCGTGAAATGTTATTCCCCCAATTATAAGATAGGCTCCATGAAAACCATATGTCTCTAGAAGGAACTGGACAAGCGGTGGGTGAACAAATATTCCAATTCCAGCTCCGGTGAAGCAGATACTAGATGCGATGGCTGCATGTTCACGAAAGTAGTATCCTAGAACAACTATTGCTCCAGTTCCTGCTAGTGACATGCCCAAACCTGAAAAACAGAGGTTGTTTCATGTTCATCCCTGCATTTGAAGTCGATTTCATCATGAACGCCATTCAACTAAAACAATAAAATCCCCAGTAGGTCACTTCAAAACACAGTTGTATTTCTTTCCTCATAATCAATAATTGTTATAAAACGCTATATAGTGGAACTACATACCTACATTCAGCTATTGGTCAAATAGGTACTGGACGTTGATTACACAGTTAATATGAAACTAGCTAATGACACTATATACAGCTACCATCTGGAACCGTGACCTGTGAAAagccttcagcatcccatgcttgccataaaaagcgactatgcttgtcgtaagaggcgactaacgggatcgggtggtcaggctcgccgacttggttgaaacatgtcatcggttcccaattgcactgatcgatgctcatgtttttaatcactggaatgtctggtccagactcgattatttacagaccgccgccatatgcctggaatattgttgagagtggtgtaaaacaaaactcactcactcagtcactcacataGGCACTCAAACAGATAATATGACAATATTCGATGACATTACACACATATCATTTGTTGACAACAGATACTGGACGTAGATTAAATAGTTTTCATAACTCGTCCGTTGAAGATATTGCAGTGTAGGACCGCAAGTATGTCGCCATATTGGTTTACagtcatgacgtcacaatggtaATTCCTCTGTCACAATAGTATTTGACCTTGCTTAACTGTCGGAAAGCTTGGAGTCATCACGTGCACACTGTAGGCAATATCGCCGCAATTTAATCAATTTATGTTGAGAGTGATACACAGAATGCTAAACAcgcttccatgaaataccatcTATATTAAACTAGTTTtcactcgtttgataccaaatcactATCTCGTTTGATAAAAAGTGTATAACGCAGAatgtcgtttagtatcctctatatatgaCACAAGGCAACAATAGTGAACACCTCCCATTTAGAAACTTTCACACATCGCACATTGAGTACAcagtaaatatgacattgcAAGGTGTCACTGGCATCAAACCTGCCACTAGCATTAACACAGAATACGCGGTCGATATGACACAACACAATGAGGCAAGTTACTTACCTGTTACtaaagaaaatgtcagaaacaaGAATCGTATGTCTGTCACCAGAAAACTTGTCGCAAATCCGGTCATCATCAACACACCAGACATTACTACACACGTTCTACAGTCAAACATGTTGATAATCACGCTGGCAACTGGACCTGTAAAGCATAATGCGAGTTTTAAATACAACTCTGAGAATGCATGTAAACGTTTAATGTGCCAACTGGGATATTTCTAtgaatatgttgttgttttcataaAGGGGCGATTCTGACATAATCAAATAATCAGTATCGTACATTCGGACAACTACTTTACTCTCAACTGATCAGTACGGATAATTCGATGGGAACTGGTTAGGTCACTGGTTTGGtttccatgctaacctttagCAATTGGATGGcttcatgctcatgatgttagtgACTGGAGTTTGTTGCCCAAACTCT
This genomic stretch from Haliotis asinina isolate JCU_RB_2024 chromosome 4, JCU_Hal_asi_v2, whole genome shotgun sequence harbors:
- the LOC137282509 gene encoding monocarboxylate transporter 12-like, whose translation is MKEEGTYSWVVLGASSATMLIGSSITYATGVFLVAMLKEFEEDLVLTTWVGSTFGCMFALAGPVASVIINMFDCRTCVVMSGVLMMTGFATSFLVTDIRFLFLTFSLVTGLGMSLAGTGAIVVLGYYFREHAAIASSICFTGAGIGIFVHPPLVQFLLETYGFHGAYLIIGGITFHACVAGMLMRPGVAERARKQHILGGETLRNKILLSMCGTSTMIYNVIQNGSFLFFVAGILCFSLGVSAQYQFLPEYFITQGSTLEEASFVVSASGVGSIFSRLLVGFAASDEKIGGATIFPSINGIMAVFTFFLPLFKSSTYPRLAYGIILGVYTGGTWVLMTTLTLDILGLGDFATGVGIGRFLCGAGYLIGPPIAGTMMEQTGDKNSAFMFSGSMFFSATVCGFLSSLKRKAVEPSEDTRRDTRASDTADITDALVTASE